The genome window ATCCTAAATAGCAGTATTTATACATTTGTACATCAATAAGATGAGATTAGCTAGTAAGTGAAAGTAGTACTGAAAATAACACATGCAAGAGTTAATTTAAGTAAAAACCTAGTTTTAAATTAGGATTGCGATCGGACTCGCACAAGGGTGAAAACCTTTATATAAATGGTAGGTAATTGCGACTGATGCAGCCTCAATTACGATTGTGTATTACAGTGAATCCAAATACCTTGATTGCGTTGAGGAATGCTGTTTAAAAccatgatgatgataataataatagtaagcTAACTATACAAAAAAGAGATTCttgtcttcttctcttcttctcttcagcCATGCCATATTTACAAGGACTGGCTTCTCACTTAACAAGCTCCGAGACCCACCCAAGATCCGGAGGCGAAGCCGAGGCGTCGAGTGAATTCTCCTTGCTGAGCTTCTCAAACATCTTAGCCCTTATTCCCCTCCCTGACTCCACCCTCTCCATAACTGGTTCCTCCTCAAAACTCTCATCCCAAACATCAAAACACTTCACCCCAGACCGAACCGGTTGCTGAGTTGGCGTTGTTGGAAGGCTTAAAAAACCCGGTCGGAGTACCGATCCCCTCGGCGACCCGACCGACACGTTCCTATTGTGAGGCATCGATTTCATTTTCCCAAGCTGCAAATTACGCAGAGAAGCCACCATCTCGTTCACCGATGGCGGCGACTCTGGCGGAGAGAGAGAAGCCGCCGGAGAAGACATGaacgccgccgccgccgccgacGACGACAACGAAACCTGCCTCATCGGAGACCCGTCGTAGGACTCCGATGAGTTTGCCACGCTACGCGGACTCTGCATCGGCAGGACGCGCAGCTGCTCCGGCGTGTGCGCGAAGAAGCACACGCGCCGCCGGCAGCTCGTGCCGTCCTTGCATGGCTGAGTCCGGTAGCGCGCCGGATGGAGCCAGCACTCGAAAACGCCGTGCGCGAACTCGCACGCGTCGCCTTTCCTGCAGTTTCCCTTGCGGAACTCCGGGCACGCCACGCCAGAGTAGTGGAACCTCCGCGGGTCACGGCGGCGGGCCTTCTCGCCGGGATGCGCGTACGGACACTCCGTCCAGTCGTGTGACCTGCCACGTGCGCATCGACGGACCTTGAACTCGTACATGCGGAAATGGTCGCACGTGTACGCGTCCACCGCCGCGTCGGGCTGAGCCGCCTCCGAGGAGTCCGAGTCTGCGTCCGTTTCGTTTGACGGCAGAAAACGCTGCAGCGCCGTTAGTGCTTCTTGAAGATGGTACGGAGAGTACTCACCAGCATTGACGTCGTTTGTTAAGAACGCGGAGTACATCTCagccgttggatcgtcgtgggCTGGCCACGGTGGCACGAGGACCGTCGGATTCCCGCGATGGTGTTCTCCGAgcatcatttttctttctatttttttttttatgttgctgATGGTTTTTGTTTACAGAAACTCCGGCAGGGTTAGCTTGTTTTATAAAGTGCCACTTAACCGTGGTTAGGTTGGGGGTAACCGTGGTTGGgttaaaaatatcaatgaactgcaattcttcattttttatttttccactgCGGTTAAAAGTAGAGGGGGGAATTTTTAGATCACCGCGCTCGTGTGGAGGACTTATGTGACAGGCTGCTTCTTGGTTTGCCATGTACGTGGACTGAAATGGAATTTCTGTGCCACGTGAGTCGCGGTTAGTGAGGGTCATTTAGAATAAATCACCACGCTGTATCGCGTTTcgtctttttctctctctgacGCCCCGGGTCTCCGGAAAGCGG of Glycine soja cultivar W05 chromosome 1, ASM419377v2, whole genome shotgun sequence contains these proteins:
- the LOC114407441 gene encoding zinc finger CCCH domain-containing protein 20-like; this translates as MMLGEHHRGNPTVLVPPWPAHDDPTAEMYSAFLTNDVNAGEYSPYHLQEALTALQRFLPSNETDADSDSSEAAQPDAAVDAYTCDHFRMYEFKVRRCARGRSHDWTECPYAHPGEKARRRDPRRFHYSGVACPEFRKGNCRKGDACEFAHGVFECWLHPARYRTQPCKDGTSCRRRVCFFAHTPEQLRVLPMQSPRSVANSSESYDGSPMRQVSLSSSAAAAAFMSSPAASLSPPESPPSVNEMVASLRNLQLGKMKSMPHNRNVSVGSPRGSVLRPGFLSLPTTPTQQPVRSGVKCFDVWDESFEEEPVMERVESGRGIRAKMFEKLSKENSLDASASPPDLGWVSELVK